In one Parageobacillus genomosp. 1 genomic region, the following are encoded:
- the paaX gene encoding phenylacetic acid degradation operon negative regulatory protein PaaX has protein sequence MNTRSMIFTIYGDYIRHYGNEIWIGSLIRLLKEFGHNDQAVRAAISRMSKQGWVKAEKRGNKSYYSLTERGVKRMEEAAKRIYKIRPEKWDGKWRILVYTIPEEKRSVRDELRKELVWSGFGTISNSCWISPNNLEKQVYDLIDKYEIEPYVDFFIAQYDGPHTNKLLVEKCWNLEEINQKYEEFISVYSQKYIIDKHKIQRGEMSDAECFVERTKLVHEYRKFLFIDPGLPEELLPNEWMGSHAAALFSDYYKELAMPASRFFESVFMDGNELEKKDEEYNVYDHPFIVE, from the coding sequence ATGAATACGCGATCAATGATTTTTACGATTTATGGCGATTACATCCGCCATTATGGCAATGAAATTTGGATCGGCAGTTTAATCCGGCTGCTGAAAGAGTTTGGCCATAACGACCAGGCGGTGCGCGCGGCGATTTCGCGCATGAGCAAACAAGGATGGGTCAAAGCGGAAAAACGCGGCAATAAAAGCTACTATTCGCTCACTGAACGTGGAGTAAAGCGGATGGAAGAAGCGGCAAAACGCATTTATAAAATCCGCCCCGAAAAATGGGACGGCAAGTGGCGTATTTTAGTGTATACGATTCCAGAAGAAAAGCGGAGCGTGCGCGACGAATTGCGCAAAGAGCTCGTGTGGAGCGGATTTGGCACGATCTCCAACAGCTGCTGGATTTCGCCGAACAACTTGGAAAAGCAAGTGTACGACCTGATCGATAAATATGAGATTGAACCGTACGTCGATTTTTTTATTGCCCAATATGACGGTCCGCATACGAATAAGCTGTTAGTCGAGAAATGCTGGAATTTAGAAGAAATCAATCAAAAATATGAGGAGTTTATTTCCGTCTACAGCCAAAAATACATTATCGACAAACATAAAATCCAGCGCGGGGAAATGTCCGACGCCGAATGTTTTGTCGAGCGGACGAAGCTCGTGCATGAGTACCGCAAGTTCCTCTTTATCGATCCGGGCCTGCCGGAGGAGCTGCTGCCGAACGAATGGATGGGCAGCCATGCCGCGGCGCTGTTCAGCGACTATTACAAGGAATTGGCCATGCCGGCGAGCCGCTTTTTTGAGTCAGTGTTTATGGACGGAAATGAACTCGAGAAAAAAGATGAAGAGTATAATGTGTACGACCATCCTTTTATTGTGGAGTGA